The Raoultibacter phocaeensis genome contains a region encoding:
- a CDS encoding zinc ribbon domain-containing protein → MNELLSQLWTPELQSAFTIVVVLLVVLYVLSIVWVVRDAYLRGSFWYIWAIVALVPLVGVIAYCLLRPPLLQIDRDEQELEIALKQRELMKYGECANCGYPVEADFVLCPNCHQRLKNLCMTCNHALDPSWTVCPYCATPVTGGAPRRGAVRPRSGATTTTPQNAATQQARSARSRSRSGDELGAQ, encoded by the coding sequence ATGAACGAACTGTTGTCCCAGCTGTGGACGCCCGAGCTGCAATCGGCATTCACGATCGTCGTCGTGCTGCTGGTCGTGCTCTACGTGCTGTCCATCGTTTGGGTGGTGCGCGATGCCTACCTGCGTGGATCATTCTGGTACATCTGGGCGATCGTCGCGCTCGTGCCGCTTGTCGGCGTGATAGCGTATTGCTTGCTTCGCCCCCCGCTTCTGCAGATCGACCGCGACGAGCAGGAACTCGAAATCGCACTCAAGCAGCGCGAGCTCATGAAGTACGGCGAATGCGCGAACTGCGGCTATCCGGTGGAGGCCGATTTCGTTCTGTGCCCGAACTGCCACCAGCGCTTGAAGAACCTCTGCATGACCTGCAATCATGCGCTCGATCCGTCGTGGACGGTGTGCCCGTACTGCGCCACCCCCGTTACAGGAGGCGCGCCTCGCCGTGGTGCTGTGCGACCCCGTTCAGGCGCGACAACTACCACGCCGCAGAATGCGGCCACCCAGCAAGCGAGATCGGCTCGCTCACGTTCGCGCTCGGGCGATGAGCTCGGCGCACAGTAG
- the thrS gene encoding threonine--tRNA ligase: MEIILPDGSRKELEDGATVADIAASIGAGLAKAALAGIVDGVAVDLGCEVHDGEQVSIITNKTPEAIEILRHSTAHIMAAALVDLYGDVKFGVGPAIEDGFYYDIKLDDNLGPDDLAKVEARMAEIIAAAEPFERRVVTRAEAEELFSDQPFKLELIAELPEDEAITTYSIGRFTDLCRGPHLPDTSKVPAFKLTKLAGAYWRGDSEREMLQRVYGTAFFSKKELETYLHNLEEAEKRDHRKLGRELGIYTMDPLAGVGLPMYLPKGARIIRTMQEWLRRDLYERGYEEVITPHIYNADVWKMSGHYDFYHENMYFFEINEGDEENPRMSEYGVKPMNCPGHVMLYKADLHSYRDLPLRYFEFGTVYRHEMSGVVHGLLRARGFTQDDAHVFCTKDQVVDEVVAILDLVDHIMTTFGFEYTAEISTRPEKSIGSDDMWEHATTSLEEACSRHGLEYEINEGDGAFYGPKIDIKVKDAIGRTWQCSTVQVDFNFPERFNLTYRTEDNSEERPWMLHRAIFGSIERFLGILIEHYAGALPLWLAPVQVAVLPLTDRHVDAANELIGKLKAAGGRVELYAQNEPMRVKIAKAQSQKIPYMVVLGDKEVENGTVSVRERHEGDLGSWDVQKLVDIIEEAAL; the protein is encoded by the coding sequence ATGGAAATCATTTTGCCCGACGGATCGCGCAAGGAACTCGAGGACGGCGCGACGGTTGCCGACATAGCGGCGTCGATCGGCGCAGGCCTTGCGAAAGCTGCGCTTGCCGGCATCGTCGACGGCGTTGCGGTCGATCTCGGTTGCGAGGTGCACGATGGCGAGCAGGTATCGATCATCACGAATAAGACTCCCGAAGCCATCGAGATACTCAGGCATTCGACGGCGCATATCATGGCGGCGGCGCTCGTGGACTTGTACGGCGATGTGAAGTTCGGCGTCGGTCCTGCGATCGAGGACGGTTTCTACTACGATATCAAGCTGGACGACAATCTGGGTCCCGATGATCTTGCGAAAGTCGAGGCCCGCATGGCCGAGATCATCGCTGCTGCCGAGCCATTTGAACGTCGCGTTGTTACGCGCGCCGAAGCCGAGGAACTTTTCTCCGACCAGCCGTTCAAGCTCGAGCTCATTGCCGAGCTGCCCGAGGACGAGGCCATCACCACGTACTCGATCGGCAGGTTCACCGATCTGTGCCGCGGCCCCCATCTTCCCGACACGTCGAAGGTTCCCGCGTTCAAGCTCACAAAGCTCGCCGGCGCGTACTGGCGCGGCGACAGCGAGCGCGAGATGCTCCAGCGCGTGTACGGCACGGCATTCTTCAGCAAGAAGGAGCTTGAAACCTATCTTCACAATCTCGAAGAAGCCGAGAAGCGCGATCATCGCAAGCTGGGCCGCGAGCTCGGCATCTACACGATGGATCCGCTCGCCGGCGTCGGCCTGCCGATGTATCTGCCCAAGGGCGCGCGCATCATCCGCACGATGCAGGAGTGGCTGCGCCGCGATCTGTACGAGCGCGGCTACGAGGAGGTCATCACGCCGCACATCTATAACGCCGACGTGTGGAAGATGAGCGGCCACTACGACTTCTACCATGAGAACATGTACTTCTTCGAGATCAACGAGGGCGACGAAGAGAATCCGCGCATGAGCGAGTACGGCGTGAAGCCCATGAACTGCCCCGGCCACGTCATGCTGTACAAGGCCGACTTGCACTCCTATCGCGATCTGCCGCTGCGCTACTTCGAGTTCGGCACGGTCTACCGCCACGAGATGAGCGGCGTCGTGCACGGCCTTCTGCGCGCCCGCGGGTTCACGCAAGACGATGCGCATGTGTTCTGCACCAAAGACCAGGTGGTCGACGAGGTGGTCGCCATCCTCGATCTCGTGGACCACATCATGACCACGTTCGGGTTCGAGTACACGGCCGAAATATCGACACGTCCCGAGAAGAGCATCGGTTCTGACGACATGTGGGAGCATGCAACGACGTCGCTTGAGGAAGCGTGCTCCCGCCACGGCCTTGAGTACGAGATCAACGAGGGCGACGGCGCATTCTACGGTCCGAAGATCGACATCAAGGTGAAAGATGCCATCGGTCGTACGTGGCAGTGCTCGACCGTTCAGGTCGACTTCAACTTTCCCGAACGGTTTAACTTGACGTACCGCACCGAGGACAACTCCGAGGAGCGTCCCTGGATGCTTCACCGCGCCATCTTCGGTTCGATCGAGCGTTTCTTGGGTATCCTGATCGAGCACTATGCAGGCGCGCTGCCTTTGTGGCTCGCACCCGTGCAGGTGGCTGTGCTGCCCCTGACCGATCGCCACGTCGATGCGGCGAACGAACTCATCGGCAAGCTGAAGGCGGCGGGCGGACGCGTAGAGCTCTATGCGCAAAACGAGCCTATGCGCGTGAAGATCGCGAAGGCGCAGAGCCAGAAGATCCCCTACATGGTCGTGCTCGGCGATAAAGAAGTCGAGAACGGCACCGTGAGCGTGCGCGAACGCCATGAAGGCGATCTGGGCAGCTGGGACGTCCAGAAGCTCGTCGATATCATCGAGGAAGCGGCGTTGTAA
- a CDS encoding helix-turn-helix transcriptional regulator, whose amino-acid sequence MFDWAAMVSVLCLTGVFAGFCIAVSCAFFVQHPLRVHYRMVALWAIALTAAALLGPIATDALGADEAFVAIFLAVLLVAALFLSIVLFRYWETRDALAAVAYLQMGRYRMRAIETGVSGLKEDPACNSRVADVSSDTLSSESAMVYAMAARRYDLTRREEEVLRLLLDGKSFAAIAGELFISDNTVKTHVRHIYRKMGVNRKQGLSEKVYGPASASE is encoded by the coding sequence ATGTTCGATTGGGCTGCGATGGTGTCTGTTTTGTGTTTGACGGGCGTGTTCGCTGGATTCTGCATCGCCGTTTCATGCGCATTCTTCGTTCAGCACCCTTTGCGGGTTCACTATCGCATGGTGGCACTCTGGGCCATTGCGCTTACCGCGGCGGCGTTGCTCGGCCCAATTGCAACGGATGCTCTTGGTGCGGATGAGGCATTCGTTGCGATTTTCCTTGCCGTGCTCCTTGTTGCGGCTCTGTTCCTGTCGATTGTTCTCTTTCGATATTGGGAGACAAGGGACGCGCTTGCGGCGGTTGCGTATTTGCAGATGGGTCGCTATCGGATGCGCGCTATCGAAACCGGCGTTTCGGGACTGAAGGAGGATCCCGCTTGTAATTCAAGGGTAGCCGATGTTTCATCCGATACGCTGTCTTCTGAGTCGGCGATGGTGTATGCGATGGCTGCACGCCGGTACGATCTTACCCGAAGGGAAGAAGAGGTGCTGCGGCTGCTACTCGACGGCAAAAGCTTTGCGGCGATAGCGGGGGAGCTTTTCATCTCCGACAACACGGTGAAGACCCATGTTCGCCATATCTATCGCAAGATGGGCGTGAATCGCAAACAAGGTCTCAGCGAGAAAGTGTACGGACCCGCCTCGGCTTCGGAATGA
- a CDS encoding cation:proton antiporter, whose protein sequence is MPVDLISLAVIALVAAVSPMVAQLIPGKPIPEVVFLLVAGALLGPYMVDLIRMTESVALLSDLGLAFLFLLAGYEINPKHLTGSQGKRGLVTWIITLGLGFLAVRLSPNFSISHVDGIAVAIALTTTALGTLLPILKERNLMETRVGESILAYGTYGELGPVIAMALLLSSRAEWKTVLILIGFVGVAVLAGVFSAKAKKAGGAGFKFLTANANTTAQTAMRVTVLLLVALVALSAIFDLDIVLGAFAAGFVLRYVIPEGDHDLEMKLDGIAYGFLIPVFFIASGAKINLMAVFTQPVLLVGFILMLLLIRAVPIFIALTTGKDTRDMSPNSRLTVALYCTTALPIIVAVTSVAVKVGAMPQDTASVLVSAGAITVFLMPFLASITYRVVDAQPIVAVKEISKNPREIGSILRDHLALERMLAKQDAALRAASFARTKAAGFLSHHTGRGPMDTWLPSDHIDRANALIQGAELDPALWDEIKKQGDDEWASAKRTGDKTWEHLKTEGDLRWQTVKKVGDQTVEAQQSGNWQDKAAALQSRTALRTAAEEKRDELARKASAARAAHADRVALLFAAEQARRLAEFEKLSDDEKAEIEAAHKKRREERHTAREARRALRKEEGRRFGRGYGSWGAGDDEEDTGADDVLEEKPGTSDDAAG, encoded by the coding sequence ATGCCCGTCGATCTCATATCGCTCGCCGTCATCGCGCTCGTCGCCGCCGTGTCCCCGATGGTCGCCCAGCTCATCCCTGGAAAACCGATACCCGAAGTCGTCTTCCTCCTTGTCGCAGGAGCCCTGCTCGGGCCGTACATGGTCGATTTGATCCGCATGACCGAATCGGTGGCGCTGCTTTCAGACCTTGGTCTCGCGTTTCTTTTCTTGCTCGCGGGCTACGAAATCAATCCGAAGCATTTGACGGGCTCGCAGGGAAAACGCGGCCTCGTCACGTGGATCATCACGCTCGGTCTCGGGTTTTTGGCTGTGCGGCTCTCCCCTAACTTCTCGATCAGCCATGTCGACGGCATCGCGGTCGCTATCGCCCTTACCACAACCGCGCTCGGCACGCTGCTTCCCATCCTCAAAGAGCGCAACCTCATGGAAACCCGCGTGGGCGAATCGATCCTCGCCTACGGAACCTACGGCGAGCTCGGTCCCGTCATCGCCATGGCCCTTCTGCTTTCGTCGCGCGCGGAATGGAAAACGGTGCTCATCCTCATCGGCTTCGTCGGCGTCGCGGTTTTGGCGGGCGTATTCTCCGCCAAGGCGAAGAAGGCCGGCGGTGCGGGGTTCAAGTTCCTCACCGCCAACGCCAACACCACCGCCCAGACGGCCATGCGCGTGACGGTGCTTCTGCTCGTGGCACTCGTCGCCCTCTCGGCAATCTTCGATCTCGACATCGTGCTCGGCGCTTTCGCAGCAGGGTTCGTGCTGCGCTACGTGATTCCCGAAGGCGACCACGACCTCGAAATGAAGCTCGACGGCATCGCGTACGGGTTCCTCATCCCCGTGTTCTTCATCGCGTCGGGCGCGAAGATCAACCTCATGGCGGTGTTCACGCAGCCTGTGCTTCTTGTCGGGTTCATTCTCATGCTGCTGCTCATCCGCGCTGTTCCCATATTCATCGCGCTGACGACCGGCAAGGATACGCGTGACATGTCGCCGAACAGTCGCCTCACCGTTGCTCTGTACTGCACGACCGCCTTGCCCATCATCGTGGCTGTGACAAGCGTGGCGGTAAAGGTGGGTGCCATGCCGCAAGACACCGCTTCGGTACTCGTATCGGCAGGCGCCATCACTGTGTTCCTCATGCCGTTTCTCGCTTCTATAACCTACCGCGTGGTCGATGCGCAACCCATCGTCGCCGTCAAGGAGATCAGCAAGAACCCTCGCGAGATCGGCAGCATCCTGCGCGACCACCTGGCGCTCGAGCGCATGCTCGCCAAGCAGGACGCGGCTTTGCGAGCCGCTTCGTTCGCCCGCACGAAAGCGGCTGGCTTTCTCTCGCATCACACAGGCCGCGGCCCCATGGATACCTGGCTTCCAAGCGATCATATCGACCGCGCGAACGCGCTCATCCAGGGAGCCGAACTCGATCCAGCGCTCTGGGATGAGATCAAGAAGCAAGGCGATGACGAATGGGCATCGGCGAAGCGCACGGGCGACAAAACATGGGAGCACCTCAAAACCGAGGGCGATCTGCGCTGGCAGACCGTGAAGAAAGTCGGCGACCAGACCGTCGAGGCGCAGCAAAGCGGCAACTGGCAGGATAAAGCCGCCGCCCTCCAAAGCCGCACCGCACTGCGCACCGCCGCAGAAGAGAAGCGCGACGAGCTCGCTCGAAAGGCATCGGCCGCGCGAGCCGCCCATGCCGATCGCGTGGCGCTTCTGTTCGCAGCCGAGCAGGCGCGCCGTCTGGCCGAATTCGAAAAACTCAGCGACGACGAGAAAGCCGAGATCGAAGCCGCCCACAAGAAACGCCGCGAAGAGCGCCACACTGCACGCGAAGCTCGGCGCGCGCTGCGCAAAGAAGAGGGCCGCCGATTCGGACGCGGCTACGGATCGTGGGGTGCGGGCGACGACGAGGAAGATACGGGAGCCGACGACGTGCTAGAAGAAAAACCTGGCACCTCCGACGATGCCGCCGGCTAG
- a CDS encoding heavy metal-binding domain-containing protein yields the protein MIVTTTPEVEGYAITGYYGVVFGEVITGVNFLRDFGAGIRNIVGGRSEGYEAELTQARTEALQELEQRAASMGAHAVVGVDIDYEVLGQGNMLMVTASGTAVTLAAK from the coding sequence ATGATCGTTACCACCACACCGGAAGTTGAAGGTTACGCCATTACCGGATACTACGGCGTCGTATTCGGGGAAGTCATTACCGGTGTCAATTTCTTGCGGGACTTCGGCGCGGGTATTCGCAACATAGTCGGCGGAAGAAGCGAAGGCTACGAAGCGGAGCTGACGCAGGCGCGCACCGAGGCGCTGCAGGAGCTTGAGCAGCGGGCGGCCTCGATGGGTGCGCATGCGGTCGTTGGCGTGGATATCGACTACGAAGTGCTCGGCCAGGGCAACATGCTCATGGTCACGGCCTCGGGCACCGCCGTGACGCTGGCCGCTAAGTAG
- a CDS encoding ion transporter: MTLRVDDGKLDDASPFKRQAFYALNAPMRGNVPARVFGIGIFVLIIANALFVFVDAHTGLPDVIYAVMAAIGMVSTVCFLIEYCFRVWTSDLSHADMKPKRARVRYVVSLMGLIDLLAFLPGMLAWFFPLSPALLASVPVIRLVRLIKISRYMKGLHSIALVFEKRRQEIISAFMVLALLTVTASVLMYQVENPVQPEKFDSVFTGMYWAMTTITSTGYGDLVPVTGMGRFIGFCTMVLSIAVVAIPAGIFSAGFVSQFREDDARTARRERRERMDECEGQDEGDGDASR, translated from the coding sequence GTGACGTTGCGGGTTGATGACGGCAAGCTTGACGACGCTTCCCCTTTCAAGCGCCAGGCGTTCTACGCGCTCAATGCTCCGATGCGCGGCAATGTGCCGGCACGCGTATTCGGTATCGGAATATTCGTCCTCATCATCGCAAACGCGCTGTTCGTATTCGTGGATGCCCATACGGGCCTTCCGGATGTCATCTATGCCGTGATGGCGGCGATCGGCATGGTGTCGACGGTGTGCTTCCTTATCGAGTACTGCTTTCGCGTATGGACATCCGATCTGTCGCATGCGGACATGAAGCCAAAGCGCGCACGCGTGCGCTATGTCGTATCGCTCATGGGTCTGATCGACCTGCTTGCCTTTCTTCCGGGTATGCTTGCCTGGTTCTTTCCGCTTTCACCTGCGCTGTTGGCGAGCGTTCCCGTGATCCGTCTCGTGCGCCTCATAAAGATATCGCGCTATATGAAAGGGTTGCATTCGATCGCGCTCGTATTCGAGAAGCGCCGTCAGGAGATCATCTCGGCGTTCATGGTGCTCGCGTTGCTCACGGTGACGGCGAGCGTGCTCATGTACCAGGTGGAAAACCCCGTGCAGCCCGAAAAGTTCGACAGCGTGTTCACGGGCATGTACTGGGCCATGACTACCATCACCTCGACGGGATACGGCGATTTGGTGCCGGTGACGGGCATGGGCCGCTTCATCGGCTTCTGCACGATGGTGCTTTCGATCGCGGTCGTCGCCATTCCCGCGGGTATTTTCTCCGCAGGGTTCGTGTCGCAATTTAGGGAAGACGACGCCCGCACGGCCCGTCGCGAACGCCGGGAGCGGATGGACGAGTGCGAAGGGCAAGATGAGGGGGATGGGGACGCGAGCCGCTAG
- a CDS encoding patatin-like phospholipase family protein encodes METSKQTPAERVHASLHEPAYTGCAASPVNLVLEGGAMRGQFTAGVLDFFMDQKFWAHHVIGTSAGALNGYNYVAGEDGRTCYLNTKYCSDWRYLSMKSFVRTGNAFGVEFTFDTIPNVLEPFNYEAFRNSPMKLTTVASNLETGEADYHAFTDPIADLPYLIASSAMPLVSKIVEIDGKHLLDGGTCDSVPIMYSLFTSTKKHVVVLTQHESYKKEPNKLQALASRQYSAYPYFVDRMRYRHFEYNRLYRALPKMHENDTVFVIRPPEPVTIGSMEKDPDKLFALYEQGYETAARTWPELKRYLGDDLR; translated from the coding sequence ATGGAAACCAGCAAGCAAACACCTGCAGAGCGCGTGCACGCAAGCCTCCACGAACCGGCATACACAGGATGCGCCGCATCGCCTGTGAACCTCGTACTCGAAGGCGGCGCGATGCGCGGTCAGTTCACCGCAGGAGTCCTCGATTTCTTCATGGATCAGAAGTTCTGGGCGCATCACGTCATCGGCACCTCGGCAGGTGCGCTCAACGGCTATAACTACGTTGCGGGCGAAGACGGACGCACGTGCTACCTCAACACCAAGTACTGCTCGGATTGGCGCTATCTTTCGATGAAAAGCTTCGTGCGCACCGGCAACGCCTTCGGTGTCGAGTTCACATTCGATACGATCCCCAACGTACTCGAGCCCTTCAATTACGAGGCGTTTCGGAACTCGCCCATGAAACTCACCACCGTTGCAAGCAACCTCGAAACCGGCGAAGCCGACTACCATGCGTTTACCGATCCTATAGCCGATCTTCCCTACCTCATCGCATCGTCGGCCATGCCGCTTGTAAGCAAGATCGTCGAGATCGACGGAAAGCATCTGCTCGACGGGGGCACGTGCGATAGCGTTCCCATCATGTACTCGCTTTTCACCAGCACGAAGAAGCATGTTGTCGTGCTTACGCAGCACGAAAGCTACAAGAAGGAGCCCAACAAGCTCCAGGCACTCGCTTCGCGCCAATACAGCGCGTATCCGTACTTCGTCGACCGCATGCGCTACCGCCACTTCGAATACAACCGCCTGTACCGCGCGCTTCCGAAAATGCACGAAAATGATACGGTGTTCGTGATCCGGCCGCCCGAGCCGGTAACCATCGGAAGCATGGAGAAGGATCCCGACAAATTGTTCGCCCTCTACGAACAGGGATACGAAACCGCGGCACGAACCTGGCCTGAGCTCAAGCGCTATCTAGGAGACGACCTGCGCTAG
- the trxA gene encoding thioredoxin: protein MSEVITSAEFQSKVLDEKQPVLVDFFATWCGPCRMLAPTLEEITKDMDGKAKVYKLDIDQSPEIASRYGVMSVPTLILFEGGQIKKQTVGAQPKAQIMAMFD, encoded by the coding sequence ATGAGCGAGGTTATTACGTCGGCGGAGTTCCAGAGCAAGGTGCTCGACGAGAAGCAGCCGGTGTTGGTCGATTTCTTTGCGACGTGGTGCGGTCCGTGCAGGATGCTCGCTCCCACGTTGGAGGAAATTACCAAGGATATGGATGGCAAGGCGAAGGTCTACAAGCTCGATATCGACCAGAGTCCCGAGATCGCTTCGCGCTATGGCGTGATGAGCGTTCCGACGCTGATTTTGTTCGAAGGCGGTCAGATAAAGAAGCAAACGGTTGGAGCCCAACCGAAAGCCCAGATCATGGCAATGTTCGACTAA
- the msrB gene encoding peptide-methionine (R)-S-oxide reductase MsrB translates to MVPERITNEEDDLDTPIDRHVMYLAGGCFWGLEAYLKRLPGVLETQVGYANGTTESPSYRDVCYGNTGHAETVAVAYDRTVLPTELLLEAFFTTIDPTSVNRQGNDRGTQYRSGIYYADMHDVPIIETELRDLQETYDEPLAIEVEPIDGFFPAEEYHQDYLDKNPGGYCHINVRSADEFAREHGLGNRVFLTPEQLASGISDNADPADSAQIPEPSTEEPTADGMIDASAYHKPPDTELKASLSDIAYKVTQESETERPFTGEYTRTFDKGIYVDITTGEPLFSSIDKFESGCGWPSFTSPIAEEVVTEHLDTSFNTLRTEIRSRAGDAHLGHVFPDGPAEAGGMRYCINSAALRFIPYDELDSQGYGYLKPLFEDFEEERELADAEPLSSRA, encoded by the coding sequence ATGGTACCCGAACGCATTACAAACGAAGAAGACGATCTCGATACCCCGATCGACCGGCATGTGATGTATCTCGCCGGCGGCTGCTTCTGGGGACTCGAGGCGTACCTGAAACGCCTTCCGGGCGTCCTGGAGACCCAGGTGGGTTACGCGAACGGCACCACTGAATCGCCGTCGTACCGCGATGTGTGCTACGGCAACACCGGCCACGCCGAAACGGTAGCGGTCGCCTACGACCGAACGGTTCTCCCGACCGAGCTTCTGCTCGAAGCGTTTTTCACCACCATCGACCCCACATCGGTGAACCGCCAGGGAAACGACCGGGGAACCCAATACCGATCGGGCATCTACTACGCCGACATGCACGATGTCCCCATCATCGAGACCGAGCTTCGCGACCTGCAAGAAACCTACGACGAGCCCCTCGCGATCGAGGTCGAGCCGATCGACGGCTTCTTCCCCGCCGAAGAGTACCACCAAGACTACCTCGACAAGAATCCCGGCGGCTACTGCCACATCAACGTGCGCTCTGCCGACGAGTTCGCACGCGAGCACGGACTCGGCAACCGCGTGTTCCTCACGCCCGAGCAGCTTGCATCTGGAATCAGCGACAACGCCGACCCCGCCGATTCCGCCCAGATTCCGGAGCCGTCGACCGAAGAGCCGACCGCTGACGGCATGATCGATGCCTCAGCCTATCACAAACCCCCCGATACCGAGCTTAAGGCGAGCCTTTCGGACATCGCGTACAAGGTTACGCAGGAAAGCGAAACCGAACGCCCCTTCACAGGCGAATACACCCGTACCTTCGACAAGGGCATATACGTCGACATAACCACAGGCGAACCGCTGTTCAGCTCGATCGACAAGTTCGAATCGGGATGCGGTTGGCCGAGTTTCACGTCGCCCATCGCTGAAGAGGTCGTCACCGAGCATTTAGATACGAGTTTCAACACGCTGCGCACCGAAATCCGCAGCCGCGCAGGAGATGCGCACCTCGGGCATGTGTTTCCCGACGGACCCGCCGAAGCGGGCGGCATGCGCTACTGCATCAACAGCGCCGCCTTACGCTTCATCCCGTACGACGAGCTCGATAGCCAGGGATACGGCTACCTCAAGCCGCTCTTCGAAGACTTCGAAGAGGAACGCGAGCTCGCGGATGCCGAGCCGCTTTCGAGCCGCGCGTAA
- the trxB gene encoding thioredoxin-disulfide reductase, giving the protein MGMGENAPSKVYDVAVIGSGPAGMTAALYAARAGLEVAVFERITPGGQLGQTEHIENYPGFPDGINGFDLAFAMKQQADRFGSVNIGEEILSVDFSASPKVLNTGFGTYGARSVIVATGAKPRRLGLELEGELGGRGVSYCATCDGNFFKDRDVVIVGGGNTAVADAIYMARIARKVYLVHRRDTLRATAIYHKMLEELDTVQFVWNSGIKELLAKDGMLGGVIVEHYDTGETEEINCSGLFVAVGTEPNTEFLGGAVELDGGYIVADESGHTSVEGVFAAGDVRTKVLRQVTTAVSDGANTAEAAAEYLAS; this is encoded by the coding sequence ATGGGTATGGGAGAGAATGCCCCGAGCAAGGTATACGACGTAGCGGTTATCGGTTCCGGGCCTGCGGGCATGACGGCGGCTCTGTACGCAGCGCGAGCGGGGCTTGAGGTGGCGGTGTTCGAGCGCATCACGCCGGGCGGCCAGCTCGGCCAGACCGAGCATATCGAGAACTACCCGGGGTTCCCCGACGGCATAAACGGGTTCGATCTCGCATTTGCAATGAAACAACAGGCCGACCGGTTCGGCTCCGTCAACATTGGCGAGGAGATACTGTCGGTTGACTTCTCCGCATCGCCTAAGGTCCTGAACACCGGATTCGGCACCTATGGGGCGCGAAGCGTCATCGTGGCAACGGGAGCGAAACCCCGTCGGCTCGGTCTGGAGCTCGAAGGCGAGCTCGGCGGCCGCGGCGTCTCGTACTGCGCAACCTGCGACGGAAACTTTTTCAAGGACCGCGACGTGGTTATCGTGGGGGGCGGCAACACGGCAGTCGCCGACGCCATCTATATGGCCCGCATCGCACGCAAAGTCTACCTGGTGCATCGACGCGATACGCTGCGCGCCACGGCCATCTACCATAAGATGCTCGAAGAGCTCGATACCGTCCAGTTCGTATGGAATTCGGGCATCAAAGAGCTTCTTGCGAAAGACGGTATGCTCGGCGGCGTGATCGTGGAGCATTACGACACCGGAGAAACCGAGGAGATCAACTGCTCGGGATTGTTCGTCGCGGTGGGTACCGAGCCGAATACCGAGTTCCTCGGCGGTGCGGTCGAGCTGGACGGCGGCTACATCGTAGCCGATGAATCCGGCCACACCTCGGTCGAGGGCGTGTTCGCTGCAGGGGATGTGCGCACCAAGGTGCTCAGGCAGGTGACAACCGCCGTTTCCGATGGTGCGAATACTGCGGAGGCTGCTGCGGAGTACCTGGCTTCGTGA